From the Xenorhabdus ishibashii genome, one window contains:
- a CDS encoding SDR family oxidoreductase codes for MKKVSIIGLGWLGMPLAQALQGEGMQVVGSKTTPDGVEAACMCGVDCYQLNLKPQIVCDADDLEQLMSVDVLVLTLPVSGVAGGGKEYVQAVQLVVDTALSYSVPRIIFTSSTSVYGSSAGYLNEDNPVCPETESAKALVELENWLHQLPNTSVDILRLAGLVGSGRHAGRFLAGKKALSGGENAVNLVHQDDAISAIKLLIQQLKGGHLFNLCAPIHPKRAEFYQSASRQLDLTPPEFLQPERAKIESQVEKIVDGSRICRDLGFGYQFPDPGRMPMS; via the coding sequence GTGAAAAAAGTTTCTATTATTGGGTTAGGATGGTTAGGAATGCCATTGGCACAAGCCTTACAAGGCGAGGGAATGCAAGTAGTTGGTAGTAAAACAACACCAGATGGTGTTGAAGCGGCTTGTATGTGTGGAGTGGATTGCTACCAGCTAAACTTGAAGCCTCAGATTGTTTGCGATGCGGATGATCTTGAGCAACTGATGTCTGTTGATGTGCTGGTTTTGACATTACCTGTTAGTGGTGTTGCTGGTGGTGGGAAGGAATATGTACAGGCGGTACAACTGGTTGTTGATACTGCACTTTCGTATTCGGTTCCGCGGATTATTTTCACCAGTTCTACTTCAGTTTATGGTTCATCTGCTGGTTACCTCAATGAAGATAATCCCGTGTGTCCCGAAACTGAATCAGCCAAGGCACTGGTTGAATTGGAAAACTGGCTGCATCAACTACCCAATACGTCGGTCGATATCTTACGTTTGGCTGGGTTGGTAGGCAGTGGGCGCCATGCAGGGCGTTTTCTCGCTGGAAAGAAGGCACTCAGCGGAGGAGAAAATGCGGTTAATTTGGTACATCAAGATGATGCCATTTCTGCGATTAAGCTTCTTATTCAACAACTAAAAGGCGGGCATCTTTTTAATTTGTGTGCGCCAATACATCCGAAAAGAGCAGAGTTTTATCAATCAGCTAGTCGCCAGCTCGATCTGACGCCGCCCGAATTTTTACAGCCAGAAAGAGCAAAAATCGAAAGTCAAGTAGAAAAAATTGTTGATGGTAGCCGCATCTGTCGGGATCTAGGGTTTGGGTATCAGTTCCCAGATCCCGGCAGAATGCCAATGAGTTAA
- the hisG gene encoding ATP phosphoribosyltransferase → MLDKTRLRIAIQKSGRLSDDSRTLLTSCGIKINLQQQRLIAFAENMPIDILRVRDDDIPGLVMDGVVDLGIIGENVLEEELLTRRAQEEDPRYLTLCRLDFGDCRLSLATSFDFDYTGVKCLQDTRIATSYPHLLKRYLDQKGIHFKPCLLNGSVEVAPRAGLADAICDLVSTGATLEANGLREVEVIYRSKACLIQRDGEMPEAKQQLIDKLMLRIQGVIQARESKYIMLHAPSDKLEEIISLLPGAERPTILPLAGAQNRVAMHMVSSETLFWETMEKLKALGASSILVLPIEKMME, encoded by the coding sequence ATGCTAGATAAAACACGCTTACGTATAGCCATTCAAAAATCAGGCCGTCTGAGTGATGACTCCAGGACATTGCTAACGAGCTGCGGCATCAAAATTAACTTACAACAACAGCGCCTTATCGCATTCGCTGAAAATATGCCTATCGATATCCTGCGTGTCCGCGATGATGATATCCCAGGCTTAGTAATGGATGGCGTTGTCGATCTAGGTATTATTGGGGAAAATGTGCTTGAAGAAGAGTTACTGACTCGCCGAGCACAAGAAGAAGATCCTCGCTATCTGACATTGTGCCGCCTCGATTTTGGCGATTGTCGTCTTTCTCTGGCAACGTCTTTTGATTTCGATTATACCGGCGTGAAATGCTTGCAAGATACCCGTATCGCAACCTCTTACCCACACTTATTAAAACGTTATTTAGACCAAAAAGGCATTCATTTCAAACCTTGCCTTCTCAATGGTTCAGTCGAAGTTGCCCCCCGCGCAGGACTTGCTGACGCTATTTGTGATTTAGTTTCCACCGGTGCCACATTGGAAGCCAATGGCTTGCGGGAAGTAGAAGTCATTTATCGCTCAAAAGCCTGTTTGATCCAGCGTGATGGAGAGATGCCAGAAGCCAAACAGCAGCTTATTGACAAATTGATGCTCCGCATCCAAGGCGTCATTCAGGCACGAGAATCCAAATACATCATGCTGCATGCTCCCAGCGACAAATTGGAAGAGATTATATCCCTGCTGCCAGGCGCTGAGCGCCCCACTATCTTGCCACTGGCAGGAGCACAAAATCGCGTAGCCATGCATATGGTCAGTAGTGAAACCCTGTTCTGGGAAACGATGGAGAAACTCAAGGCATTAGGTGCCAGTTCTATTTTAGTTCTGCCAATTGAAAAAATGATGGAGTAG